One segment of Xanthomonas oryzae pv. oryzae DNA contains the following:
- a CDS encoding TonB family protein codes for MSTAAALPAPMDDGRRLMMTLVISLLLHGVLILGVVFAVSEDAPLVPTLDVIFSQTSTPLTPKQADFLAQANQQGGGNHDTAQRPRDSQPGVVPQDRTGLAPQAQRATSVNAPAPTQTRVVTSRRGEQAVPTPQPNPQTDPLTPADAQRLQRDAEMARLAAEVHLRSEQYAKRPNRKFVSASTREYAYANYLRAWVDRAERVGNLNYPDDARRRRLGGKVVINVGVRRDGSVESSSVLVSSGVPLLDDAALRLVQLAQPFPPLPKTKDDVDILQVTRTWLFLPGGELHDDR; via the coding sequence ATGAGCACGGCCGCGGCGCTGCCGGCACCGATGGACGACGGTCGCCGGCTGATGATGACGCTGGTGATCTCGCTGCTGTTGCACGGCGTGCTGATCCTGGGCGTGGTGTTTGCGGTCAGCGAAGACGCGCCACTGGTGCCAACCCTGGATGTGATCTTCAGCCAGACCAGCACACCGTTGACGCCCAAGCAGGCCGACTTCCTGGCCCAGGCCAACCAGCAGGGCGGCGGCAATCACGACACCGCGCAGCGCCCGCGCGACAGCCAGCCGGGCGTGGTGCCACAGGACCGCACCGGGCTGGCGCCACAGGCACAACGCGCCACCAGCGTGAACGCGCCGGCGCCGACCCAGACCCGCGTGGTGACCAGCCGTCGCGGCGAGCAGGCCGTGCCGACGCCACAACCCAATCCGCAGACCGACCCACTCACTCCTGCAGATGCGCAACGCTTGCAGCGCGATGCCGAAATGGCCCGGCTCGCAGCCGAAGTGCATTTGCGCTCCGAGCAGTACGCCAAACGCCCGAACCGCAAGTTCGTCTCGGCCAGCACCCGCGAATACGCATATGCGAACTATCTACGCGCCTGGGTGGACCGCGCCGAGCGCGTGGGCAATCTGAATTATCCCGACGACGCCCGCCGCCGCCGGCTGGGCGGCAAGGTCGTCATCAACGTGGGCGTGCGCCGCGACGGCAGCGTGGAAAGCAGCAGCGTGCTGGTCTCCAGCGGGGTTCCGCTGCTCGACGATGCCGCATTACGCTTGGTGCAACTGGCGCAGCCGTTCCCGCCGCTGCCCAAGACCAAGGACGATGTGGACATCCTGCAGGTCACGCGCACCTGGTTGTTCCTGCCCGGCGGCGAGCTGCACGACGATCGCTGA
- the mrcB gene encoding penicillin-binding protein 1B, with product MPRRHDNDAPDDFEDDTNAQGSRWQRRLIVWGFAAFALAFGFLIPYTVYLNKQVTQRFGELRWQIPTRVYGRPLVLVPGIALDAATLKTELDAASYSDDGQAKLPGTYQQDGSRFTIASRGYIDVDGHVPARRIDVSLAGGRVATLRDAGDRKALESARLDPARIATLYGQKQEERRLVRMEEVPELLVTGLQAVEDRDFNSHHGIDLSGMVRAAWIMARSGGQVRQGASTLTQQLARSGLLGIGKEQTLTRKFNEILYAVIMEARYDKRTILEAYLNQVYLGQRGGQAIHGVSSGAELWFGRELNSMTTEQIALLIGLVKGPSYYDPRRNPERALDRRNFVLGKLHENNLINDAEYKRALAAPLGVPTEPGLVAANRFPAYVDLVRRQLAHDYPEGVLQGAGMSVLTGMSPSAQAYAEGAVTGTIKRLDNKKRPPLQAGLVLTDVHNGDVLAVVGSREVAKPGFNRAVEAQRQVGSLLKPFVYMLALASPDRWALSSWVDDSPVTVQLSRGRTWSPGNSDNRSHGTVRLVDALAHSYNQATVRVGMQVGADRIAQLIQVLAGIKAEPNPALILGTTDQSPYGMAQLYQFLAAGGEIQPLHAVRGVLDPQGKLLNRYDKTPAPAQEGDSVAANLISIGLQQVVSNGTARQLLGDGLGRLSSAGKTGTSNDGRDSWYAGYTGDHLAVIWMGNDQNAETGLYGATGAMRVWSSIFARLPSAPLKVSGRGLDWQWVDASGTGVTDPGCPGARQFPFVVGFTPAYAPCAGNAPSIEAAPGEAAAPAEQSSGGGWRRFFGLEKKPEQPAPAPATAPPAH from the coding sequence GTGCCCCGACGCCACGACAACGACGCTCCCGACGATTTCGAGGACGATACCAACGCGCAAGGCTCCCGCTGGCAACGCAGACTCATCGTCTGGGGATTTGCCGCGTTCGCGCTGGCGTTCGGTTTCCTGATTCCCTATACGGTATATCTGAACAAGCAGGTCACCCAGCGCTTCGGCGAGTTGCGTTGGCAGATCCCGACCCGCGTGTACGGGCGGCCATTGGTGCTGGTGCCCGGCATCGCGCTGGATGCGGCCACGCTGAAGACCGAGCTGGATGCGGCGTCGTACAGTGACGACGGTCAGGCGAAGCTGCCTGGCACCTATCAGCAGGACGGCAGCCGCTTCACCATCGCCAGCCGCGGCTATATCGATGTGGATGGGCATGTGCCGGCGCGCCGTATCGACGTCAGCCTGGCGGGCGGGCGCGTGGCCACGCTGCGCGACGCCGGCGACCGCAAAGCGCTCGAAAGCGCACGCCTGGACCCGGCGCGCATTGCCACCCTGTACGGCCAAAAGCAGGAAGAACGCCGCCTGGTGCGCATGGAAGAAGTGCCCGAGCTGCTGGTCACCGGCCTGCAGGCGGTGGAAGATCGCGACTTCAACAGCCACCACGGCATCGATCTGAGTGGCATGGTGCGCGCGGCCTGGATCATGGCGCGCTCCGGCGGCCAGGTTCGCCAGGGTGCCAGCACGCTGACCCAGCAGTTGGCCCGCAGCGGCCTGCTCGGCATCGGCAAGGAACAGACGCTGACGCGCAAGTTCAACGAGATCCTGTACGCGGTGATCATGGAGGCGCGTTACGACAAGCGCACCATCCTGGAGGCCTATCTCAACCAGGTGTATCTGGGCCAGCGCGGCGGGCAGGCGATCCACGGTGTGTCCTCGGGTGCCGAGCTGTGGTTCGGCCGCGAACTCAATTCGATGACCACCGAGCAGATCGCGTTGTTGATCGGGCTGGTCAAGGGGCCGTCGTACTACGACCCGCGGCGCAACCCGGAGCGCGCGCTGGACCGGCGCAATTTCGTGCTCGGCAAGCTGCACGAAAACAACCTGATCAACGACGCCGAGTACAAGCGCGCGCTGGCCGCGCCGCTGGGCGTGCCCACCGAGCCCGGCCTGGTCGCAGCCAATCGTTTCCCCGCCTATGTGGACTTGGTGCGGCGCCAGCTGGCGCACGATTACCCGGAAGGCGTCCTGCAGGGCGCCGGCATGAGCGTGCTCACAGGCATGTCGCCGTCTGCGCAGGCGTATGCCGAAGGGGCGGTCACCGGCACCATCAAGCGGCTGGACAACAAGAAGCGCCCGCCGCTGCAGGCCGGGCTGGTGCTCACCGACGTGCACAACGGCGATGTGCTGGCGGTGGTCGGCAGCCGCGAGGTGGCCAAGCCGGGCTTCAATCGTGCGGTGGAAGCGCAGCGGCAGGTGGGCTCGTTGCTCAAGCCGTTCGTTTACATGCTGGCGCTGGCCTCGCCGGACCGCTGGGCGCTGTCCAGCTGGGTCGACGACTCGCCGGTCACCGTGCAGCTCAGCCGCGGCAGGACCTGGTCGCCCGGCAATTCCGACAACCGCAGCCACGGCACTGTGCGTCTGGTCGATGCGCTGGCGCATTCCTACAACCAGGCCACGGTGCGGGTGGGCATGCAGGTCGGCGCAGACCGCATCGCGCAACTGATCCAGGTCTTGGCCGGCATCAAGGCCGAGCCCAATCCGGCCTTGATCCTGGGCACGACCGACCAGAGCCCGTATGGCATGGCGCAGCTTTACCAGTTCCTGGCGGCCGGCGGCGAGATCCAGCCGCTGCACGCGGTGCGCGGTGTGCTCGATCCGCAGGGCAAGCTGCTCAATCGCTACGACAAGACCCCGGCACCGGCGCAGGAAGGCGATTCGGTGGCTGCCAACCTGATCAGCATCGGTCTGCAGCAGGTAGTCAGCAACGGTACCGCGCGCCAGCTGCTGGGCGATGGCCTGGGTCGCTTGTCGTCGGCCGGCAAGACCGGTACCTCCAACGATGGTCGCGACAGTTGGTATGCCGGCTATACCGGCGACCACCTGGCGGTGATCTGGATGGGCAACGACCAGAACGCCGAGACCGGCCTGTATGGCGCCACCGGCGCGATGCGGGTGTGGTCCAGCATCTTCGCCCGCCTGCCGAGTGCGCCATTGAAGGTCAGCGGCAGAGGCTTGGATTGGCAGTGGGTGGACGCCAGCGGTACCGGCGTGACCGACCCCGGTTGCCCGGGCGCGCGCCAGTTCCCGTTCGTGGTCGGCTTCACGCCGGCCTACGCCCCGTGTGCCGGCAATGCACCATCGATCGAAGCTGCGCCCGGCGAAGCGGCCGCACCCGCCGAACAATCCAGCGGCGGTGGCTGGCGCCGCTTCTTCGGTCTGGAAAAGAAGCCCGAACAACCCGCCCCGGCGCCTGCCACGGCCCCACCGGCGCATTGA
- the pilG gene encoding twitching motility response regulator PilG, whose product MSENIAAGGELAGLKVMVIDDSKTIRRTAETLLKREGCEVVTATDGFEALAKIADQQPQIIFVDIMMPRLDGYQTCALIKGNQLFKSTPVIMLSSKDGLFDKARGRIVGSEQYLTKPFTREELLSAIRTYVHA is encoded by the coding sequence ATGAGTGAAAACATTGCTGCGGGTGGGGAACTCGCAGGACTCAAGGTGATGGTGATCGATGATTCGAAAACCATTCGCCGCACCGCCGAAACGCTGCTGAAGCGGGAAGGTTGTGAAGTAGTGACAGCAACGGATGGTTTCGAGGCACTGGCCAAAATTGCGGACCAGCAACCTCAGATCATTTTTGTTGACATCATGATGCCGCGCCTGGATGGCTACCAGACGTGCGCGTTGATCAAGGGCAACCAGCTCTTCAAATCGACGCCGGTAATCATGTTGTCGTCCAAGGATGGGCTGTTCGACAAGGCACGCGGCCGCATCGTCGGTTCCGAGCAATATCTGACCAAGCCGTTCACCCGTGAAGAACTATTGAGCGCAATCCGCACGTACGTCCACGCCTGA
- a CDS encoding ADP-ribosylglycohydrolase family protein produces MPAPRRRPAHRHDRCCPACARFRGCLLGLAVGDALGTTLEFCAPGSFTPIDDMHGGGPFALRAGQWTDDTAMALCLAHSLLHRQGFDAADQMNRDCNWYQHGQLSSTGACCDIGATVRQALERYLDGGPAVGGGTDPRSAGNGSLMRLAPVAMYDAQCPDQLADRAADSSRTTHAAAEALDACRLFAVQLRAALLGGTRDQVLHAQPETSLTPAVHALAIRDHVAVPAAQIRGTGYVIDSLSAALWCFATIESCVEAVLRAANLGDDADTTAAICGQLAGAFYGIDGIPAAWRERVQDAAEIVVLADRLYEAASVA; encoded by the coding sequence CTGCCCGCGCCGCGAAGGCGGCCGGCGCATCGCCATGACCGATGCTGCCCGGCATGCGCGCGTTTTCGCGGTTGCCTGCTCGGTCTGGCGGTGGGCGATGCGCTAGGCACCACGCTCGAATTCTGCGCGCCGGGCAGCTTCACGCCGATCGACGACATGCACGGCGGCGGCCCGTTTGCCTTGCGGGCCGGGCAGTGGACCGACGACACCGCGATGGCCTTGTGCCTGGCGCATAGCCTGCTGCATCGGCAGGGCTTCGACGCGGCCGATCAGATGAACCGCGATTGCAATTGGTACCAGCACGGTCAGCTCAGCAGTACCGGTGCCTGCTGCGATATCGGTGCGACCGTGCGCCAGGCGCTGGAGCGCTATCTGGATGGCGGCCCGGCCGTCGGCGGCGGCACCGATCCGCGCTCGGCTGGGAATGGTTCGTTGATGCGGCTGGCGCCGGTGGCGATGTATGACGCGCAGTGTCCTGACCAACTGGCCGATCGCGCGGCCGACAGTTCGCGCACCACCCATGCCGCTGCCGAAGCACTGGATGCCTGCCGGCTGTTCGCGGTCCAGCTGCGCGCCGCGCTGCTTGGAGGCACGCGCGATCAGGTGCTGCATGCGCAACCGGAAACATCGCTGACGCCTGCAGTCCACGCATTGGCGATCCGCGACCATGTCGCCGTGCCCGCCGCGCAGATCCGCGGCACGGGCTATGTCATCGATTCGCTGTCGGCAGCGCTGTGGTGTTTCGCCACCATCGAGAGCTGTGTCGAGGCCGTGCTGCGTGCCGCCAACCTGGGCGACGATGCGGATACCACCGCAGCGATCTGCGGGCAGCTCGCCGGCGCGTTTTACGGCATCGACGGCATCCCGGCCGCCTGGCGCGAACGCGTGCAGGATGCGGCAGAGATTGTTGTGCTGGCAGACCGGTTGTACGAGGCGGCGTCAGTGGCCTGA
- a CDS encoding glycosyltransferase codes for MSMSLADARYLFNRILGLIHRSMASMRTRGWRATWQRIRVHTQAPPVALGTPLWLPQPAPFAAFALPHSAAPRVSVVIPVYNHIAHTLACLRSLAAHPPLVDVEIIVVDDGSSDATAEQLPQVAGLHYHLRASNGGFIAACNDGIALARGDFVVLLNNDTIPQPGWLDRLIDTFAQHPSAGLIGAQLVYPDGRLQESGGVVFGDGSAWSYGRFESSDDPRYAYVRAMDYCSGAAIALPRTLLQTLGGLDRRYMPAYYEDTDLAFAVRAAGYQVLVQPASVVVHDEGTSNGTDTRTGVKAYQVRNQNVFAEKWQQALKAQLPVGTVPGPALLHRGQRQVLILDECVPQPDRDSGSLRQFNLIRLLREEGAHVVFVPTRREHAGRHTQALQQLGAEVWYAPFLEGVGSWLRTHGARFAVVLLVRHHVAHACLPLLKQYAPQARTLFDTVDLHYLRERRGAEVAGDANLLHGAERTRLRELEIMAATDVTLLVSAAEQAQLRTDAPHIRTALLSNLHDVAGSGHSFAQRRDLVFVGGFRHPPNVDAVQWFISAIFPQVRAQLPDVVFHCIGADLPDALKLLADECTGVQLHGHVPDLVPFMDNARIAVAPLRFGAGVKGKINLSMAHGQPVVGTTCAVEGMHLRDGEDVCVADDANAFAAAIVRLYQDAALWQRLADNGLRNVAEYFSLDAARATVRALFIAE; via the coding sequence ATGTCGATGTCTTTGGCCGATGCGCGCTATCTGTTCAATCGCATCCTTGGCCTGATCCACCGCAGCATGGCCAGCATGCGCACGCGCGGCTGGCGCGCCACCTGGCAGCGTATTCGCGTCCACACGCAGGCGCCGCCGGTCGCGCTCGGCACGCCGTTGTGGCTGCCGCAACCCGCCCCGTTCGCCGCATTTGCGCTGCCGCACAGCGCCGCGCCGCGGGTGTCGGTGGTGATTCCGGTCTACAACCACATCGCACATACCTTGGCTTGCCTGCGCTCGCTGGCGGCGCATCCGCCGCTGGTGGATGTGGAAATCATCGTTGTGGACGACGGCAGCAGCGACGCCACCGCCGAACAATTGCCGCAAGTTGCCGGCCTGCACTATCACCTGCGTGCGAGCAACGGTGGCTTCATTGCCGCCTGCAATGACGGCATTGCGCTGGCGCGTGGCGATTTCGTGGTGCTGCTCAACAACGACACCATTCCGCAGCCCGGCTGGCTGGATCGGTTGATCGACACCTTTGCCCAGCATCCAAGCGCCGGCCTGATCGGCGCGCAACTGGTCTACCCGGACGGGCGGCTGCAGGAATCCGGCGGCGTGGTGTTCGGCGATGGCAGCGCCTGGAGTTACGGCCGCTTCGAATCGTCCGACGACCCGCGCTATGCATATGTGCGGGCGATGGATTACTGCTCGGGCGCGGCCATCGCGCTGCCACGCACGCTGTTGCAGACGCTGGGCGGGCTGGATCGGCGTTACATGCCGGCGTACTACGAAGACACCGATCTGGCGTTTGCGGTCCGTGCAGCGGGTTACCAAGTGCTGGTGCAGCCGGCCAGCGTGGTGGTGCATGACGAGGGCACCAGCAACGGCACCGATACGCGCACCGGGGTGAAGGCCTATCAGGTGCGCAATCAAAACGTCTTTGCCGAAAAGTGGCAGCAGGCGCTTAAAGCGCAGTTGCCGGTGGGCACCGTGCCCGGGCCTGCACTGCTGCACCGCGGCCAGCGCCAGGTATTGATCCTGGACGAGTGCGTACCGCAGCCGGACCGCGATTCCGGCTCGCTGCGGCAGTTCAACCTGATCCGCCTGCTGCGCGAAGAAGGCGCCCACGTTGTCTTCGTGCCGACCCGCCGCGAACATGCCGGGCGCCATACGCAGGCATTACAGCAACTCGGCGCCGAAGTCTGGTACGCACCGTTTCTCGAAGGCGTCGGCAGCTGGCTGCGCACGCACGGTGCGCGGTTTGCGGTGGTGCTACTGGTACGCCACCACGTCGCACATGCCTGTCTGCCGTTGCTCAAGCAATACGCGCCACAGGCGCGCACCTTGTTCGATACCGTCGACCTGCATTACCTGCGCGAACGCCGCGGTGCCGAGGTGGCTGGCGATGCCAATCTGCTGCATGGCGCAGAACGCACCCGCCTGCGCGAGCTCGAGATCATGGCGGCCACCGATGTCACCTTGCTGGTGTCGGCCGCAGAACAGGCGCAACTGCGCACAGATGCGCCGCACATTCGCACGGCCCTGCTTTCCAACCTGCATGACGTCGCCGGCAGTGGCCACAGCTTCGCGCAACGCCGCGACCTGGTGTTCGTCGGGGGCTTTCGTCATCCGCCGAATGTGGATGCGGTGCAGTGGTTCATCAGCGCCATCTTTCCGCAGGTCCGTGCACAGCTGCCCGATGTGGTGTTTCATTGTATCGGTGCCGACCTGCCTGACGCCTTGAAATTGTTGGCCGACGAGTGCACCGGCGTGCAGCTGCACGGTCACGTTCCGGATCTGGTTCCGTTCATGGACAACGCACGTATCGCGGTGGCACCGCTGCGTTTTGGCGCGGGCGTCAAAGGCAAGATCAATCTGAGCATGGCGCACGGCCAGCCGGTGGTGGGCACCACCTGCGCGGTGGAAGGCATGCACCTGCGCGATGGCGAGGATGTGTGCGTGGCCGACGATGCAAACGCGTTCGCCGCTGCGATCGTGCGTCTGTATCAGGACGCAGCGCTGTGGCAGCGTCTGGCCGATAACGGCTTGCGCAACGTGGCCGAGTATTTTTCGCTGGATGCAGCGCGCGCGACGGTGCGGGCGTTGTTTATTGCGGAGTGA
- the tsaB gene encoding tRNA (adenosine(37)-N6)-threonylcarbamoyltransferase complex dimerization subunit type 1 TsaB, translating into MNVLAFETSTEACSVAVHVDGRVIERFELAPRRHAELALPWAEQLLAEAGITRRQLDAIAVGRGPGAFTGVRLAIGIAQGIALALDVPVLAVSTLQVLALRAPAEASHVLACIDARMGEVYAGVFARGGDTVLELAPEVVCAPDALVLPDTAQRMAAVGTGLAAADALLQQRFATRLTSVDAAALPRAADLLTLAVPALRRGQGVVPERVEPAYLRDNVALTLVEQQAARAAKAAGASP; encoded by the coding sequence ATGAACGTCCTCGCCTTCGAGACCTCCACCGAAGCCTGTTCCGTCGCCGTGCACGTCGACGGTCGCGTGATCGAGCGCTTCGAACTGGCGCCGCGCCGCCACGCCGAACTGGCGCTGCCCTGGGCCGAGCAGCTGCTGGCCGAGGCAGGTATTACGCGCCGCCAGCTCGATGCGATTGCGGTCGGCCGTGGCCCTGGCGCGTTCACTGGCGTGCGTCTGGCGATCGGCATTGCGCAGGGCATCGCCTTGGCGCTGGATGTGCCGGTGCTGGCCGTTTCCACGTTGCAGGTGCTGGCCCTGCGCGCGCCGGCCGAAGCGAGCCATGTACTGGCTTGCATCGATGCGCGCATGGGCGAGGTGTATGCCGGTGTCTTCGCGCGCGGTGGCGACACGGTGCTGGAACTGGCACCGGAAGTGGTCTGCGCGCCGGACGCACTCGTGCTGCCCGATACGGCGCAGCGCATGGCCGCTGTCGGCACCGGTCTGGCGGCTGCCGATGCGCTGCTGCAACAGCGCTTTGCGACGCGCCTGACCAGTGTCGATGCCGCCGCGCTGCCGCGTGCCGCCGATCTGCTCACGCTCGCGGTGCCGGCCCTGCGGCGCGGCCAAGGCGTGGTGCCGGAGCGGGTGGAGCCGGCCTACCTGCGCGACAACGTCGCGCTCACCCTGGTCGAGCAACAGGCTGCCCGCGCCGCGAAGGCGGCCGGCGCATCGCCATGA
- a CDS encoding ATP-dependent DNA helicase, whose amino-acid sequence MSQLATVSIEALSEGGALARQLDAFAPRAAQLRLTGAIAEAFEQRDVLLAEAGTGTGKTYAYLVPALLSGLKTIVSTGTRALQDQLFHRDLPRVRAALGVGLRSALLKGRANYLCKYRTQQARGEPRFATPEQVSQFQRIVAWSGRTQSGDMAELEALPDDSPLLPMVTSTVDNCLGTECPFYSECFVVQARQRAQAADLVVVNHHLLLADLALKQEGFGEILPGAQAFVIDEAHQLPELAANFFGESFGMRPWQELARDCMVEARLVAGAQASLQAPILALDDALRSLRAGMEGLPARGTQWRALAKPQVREGFDAVLSSLARLGQSLLPLREASPGFDGCTARAQEALNRLSRWLGEDVSVADFAQDPPEETVDNDVLWYELSPRGFRCQRTPLDVSGPLREHREKSHAAWVFTSATLAVGGEFDHIAQRLGLNDPVTLLQPSPFDWARQALCYLPPNLPDPAARGFGTALIGALTPVLEASKGRAFLLFASHRALREAAEALRGAPWPLFVQGEAPRATLLQRFRDSGNGVLLGSASFREGVDVVGDALSVVVIDKLPFAAPDDPVFEARLDAIRREGGNPFRDEQLPQAVIALKQGVGRLIRSETDRGVLVLCDPRLVNKSYGRTFMKSLPPFARTHAIADVQAFFGVAEAVGDNGVLALPFGDDRSSYSF is encoded by the coding sequence ATGTCCCAACTTGCCACTGTCAGCATCGAAGCGCTCAGCGAGGGTGGGGCGCTTGCGCGTCAGCTCGACGCCTTCGCGCCACGTGCTGCGCAGTTGCGCCTGACCGGAGCGATTGCCGAGGCATTCGAGCAGCGCGATGTGTTGCTGGCAGAGGCCGGCACCGGCACCGGCAAGACCTACGCCTATCTGGTGCCGGCGCTGCTGTCCGGGCTCAAGACCATCGTTTCCACCGGCACGCGCGCGCTGCAGGATCAGCTGTTCCATCGCGATCTGCCGCGCGTGCGCGCCGCGCTGGGCGTGGGCCTGCGTAGCGCGTTGCTGAAGGGCCGCGCCAACTATCTGTGCAAGTACCGCACCCAGCAGGCGCGCGGTGAGCCGCGCTTTGCCACGCCCGAACAGGTCTCGCAGTTCCAGCGCATCGTGGCCTGGAGCGGGCGCACCCAGTCCGGCGACATGGCCGAACTCGAAGCCTTGCCCGACGACTCGCCGCTGCTGCCGATGGTGACCTCCACCGTCGACAACTGCCTGGGCACCGAATGCCCGTTCTATAGCGAGTGCTTCGTGGTGCAAGCGCGCCAGCGTGCGCAAGCGGCCGATCTGGTGGTGGTCAATCACCATCTGCTGCTGGCCGATCTGGCGCTCAAGCAGGAAGGCTTCGGCGAAATCCTGCCTGGCGCGCAGGCCTTCGTCATCGACGAAGCGCATCAATTGCCGGAGCTGGCGGCCAATTTCTTCGGCGAAAGTTTCGGCATGCGGCCGTGGCAGGAGCTGGCGCGCGACTGCATGGTCGAAGCGCGCCTGGTGGCCGGCGCGCAAGCCAGCCTGCAGGCGCCGATCCTGGCTCTGGACGACGCCTTGCGCAGCCTGCGCGCCGGCATGGAGGGGTTGCCGGCGCGTGGCACGCAATGGCGTGCGCTGGCCAAGCCGCAGGTGCGCGAAGGGTTCGACGCGGTGCTGTCGTCATTGGCACGGTTGGGCCAATCCCTGCTGCCTTTGCGTGAGGCCTCGCCTGGCTTCGATGGCTGCACCGCACGTGCGCAAGAAGCCTTGAATCGCCTGTCGCGCTGGTTGGGCGAAGACGTGTCAGTAGCTGATTTCGCGCAGGATCCGCCAGAAGAGACCGTCGACAACGATGTGCTCTGGTACGAACTCAGCCCGCGCGGCTTCCGCTGCCAGCGCACGCCGCTGGATGTATCCGGCCCGTTGCGCGAGCATCGCGAAAAATCGCATGCAGCCTGGGTATTCACCTCGGCCACGCTGGCGGTGGGCGGCGAGTTCGACCACATTGCGCAGCGTCTGGGTTTGAATGATCCGGTGACCTTGCTGCAACCCAGCCCGTTCGATTGGGCGCGTCAGGCCTTGTGCTATCTGCCGCCGAACCTGCCCGATCCGGCCGCACGCGGGTTTGGCACTGCGCTGATCGGTGCGTTGACGCCGGTGCTGGAAGCCTCCAAAGGCCGTGCGTTTCTATTGTTCGCCTCGCACCGCGCGCTGCGCGAAGCGGCCGAAGCCTTGCGCGGTGCGCCGTGGCCGTTATTCGTGCAGGGTGAGGCGCCGCGCGCGACCTTGCTACAGCGCTTCCGCGATTCCGGTAACGGTGTGCTGCTGGGCTCGGCCAGTTTCCGCGAGGGCGTGGACGTGGTCGGCGATGCCTTGAGCGTGGTGGTGATCGACAAGCTGCCGTTCGCCGCGCCCGACGACCCGGTGTTCGAAGCGCGCCTGGATGCGATTCGCCGCGAGGGCGGCAACCCGTTCCGCGACGAGCAGCTGCCGCAGGCGGTGATCGCGCTCAAGCAGGGCGTGGGTCGACTCATTCGCAGCGAAACCGACCGTGGCGTGCTGGTGCTGTGCGACCCGCGGCTGGTCAACAAAAGCTATGGACGCACCTTCATGAAATCGCTGCCGCCATTTGCGCGCACCCACGCCATAGCCGATGTGCAAGCGTTTTTTGGTGTTGCAGAGGCGGTGGGCGACAATGGCGTACTCGCGTTGCCGTTCGGCGATGATCGATCTTCTTATTCTTTCTGA
- the gshB gene encoding glutathione synthase, giving the protein MSLDVVVVMDPIASIKIAKDTTFAMLLDAQRRGHRLHYVRPGGLSLREGRAVAQVAPLSVREDKTNWFTLGEFAELEFGPGQVVLMRKDPPVDAEFVYDTQVLSVAQRAGAQIVNDPQGLRDYNEKLAALLFPQCCPPTLVSRDAAALKAFVLEHGQAVLKPLDGMGGRSIFRSGTGDPNLNVILETLTDGNRKLTLAQRFIPDISAGDKRILLVDGVPVDYCLARIPQGDEFRGNLAAGGRGEGRLLSERDRWIAAQVGPEMRRRGMRFVGLDVIGDYLTEVNVTSPTCVRELDAQFGLNIAGLLFDAIEAGAAQ; this is encoded by the coding sequence ATGTCGCTCGACGTCGTCGTGGTGATGGATCCCATCGCCTCCATCAAGATCGCCAAAGACACCACGTTTGCCATGCTGCTGGACGCCCAGCGCCGTGGCCACCGCCTGCATTACGTGCGCCCGGGCGGGCTGAGCCTGCGCGAAGGCCGCGCGGTGGCGCAGGTCGCGCCGCTGAGCGTACGCGAAGACAAGACCAACTGGTTCACGCTGGGCGAGTTCGCCGAGCTGGAATTCGGCCCCGGCCAGGTGGTGTTGATGCGCAAGGACCCGCCGGTGGATGCGGAGTTCGTCTACGACACCCAGGTGCTGAGCGTGGCGCAGCGCGCCGGCGCGCAGATCGTCAACGACCCGCAGGGCCTGCGCGACTACAACGAGAAGCTGGCAGCGCTGCTGTTTCCGCAGTGCTGCCCGCCCACCCTGGTCAGCCGCGATGCCGCCGCGCTCAAGGCCTTTGTGTTGGAGCATGGTCAGGCGGTACTCAAGCCGCTGGACGGCATGGGCGGGCGCTCGATCTTCCGTAGCGGCACCGGCGACCCCAACCTCAACGTGATTCTGGAAACGCTGACCGACGGCAACCGCAAGCTGACCCTGGCGCAGCGCTTCATCCCCGACATCAGCGCCGGCGACAAGCGCATCCTGCTGGTGGACGGCGTGCCGGTGGATTACTGCCTGGCGCGGATTCCGCAGGGCGACGAGTTCCGCGGCAACCTGGCGGCCGGCGGGCGCGGCGAAGGCCGGCTGTTGTCCGAGCGCGACCGCTGGATCGCGGCTCAGGTGGGCCCGGAAATGCGCCGCCGCGGCATGCGCTTCGTGGGCCTGGATGTGATCGGCGATTACCTGACCGAGGTCAACGTCACCAGCCCCACCTGCGTGCGCGAGCTGGATGCCCAGTTCGGCCTGAACATCGCCGGGCTGCTGTTCGACGCGATCGAGGCAGGCGCCGCGCAATGA